GATCCAGGACCCCCGCGAGCGCCCGCTCGAGGCGCAGCAGCAGGCCGACGCGAAGCACGCCCGCTTCACGGACCCGACCTCGGACTTCCTCGCGTATCTCAACCTGTGGAACTACCTCCGCGAGCAGCGCCGTGAGCTGTCCGGCAACGCTTTTCGCAGGACGGTCCGCGAGGACTACCTGCACTTCTTGCGGATCCGCGAGTGGCAGGACGTCCACGCGATGCTGCGCGACCAGTGCAAGGGCATGAAGCTGGACCTCAACAGCACGCCCGCCGATCCCGACCGTATCCACTCGGCCGCCCTGACCGGGCTCCTGTCCCACATCGGACTGCGCGAGGGCGAGACGCGTGACTACCTCGGTGCGCGCGGCGCCCGGTTCGCGATCTTTCCAGGCTCGGGCCTCGCCAAGAAACCGCCGCAGTGGGTCGTCGCCGCCGAGCTGGTAGAGACCTCGCGTCTGTGGGCGCGCACCGCGGCGAAGGTCGAGCCGGCGTGGATCGAGCAGGAGGCGGCCCACCTGCTCAAGCGCTCCTACTCTGAGCCGCACTGGTCACGTCGCCGTGGCGCGGTGATGGCGCACGAGCGCGTCACGCTGTACGGCGTACCCGTCGTCGCCGACCGCCTCGTCTCCTACGGCAAGGTCGACGTCGAGGTGGCGCGTGAGCTCTTCATCCGCCATGCGCTCGTGCAGGGCGAGTGGAGCACCCACCACCCGTTCTGGCGACGCAACGCCGAGGTCATCGCCGAGATCGAAGGGCTCGAGGACAAGGTCAGGCGCCGCGACATCCGCGTGGACGACGAGGTGCTCTTCGCGTTCTACGACGAGCGCGTCGGACCCGACGTGGTCTCCGTGCGCCACTTCGACTCCTGGTGGAAGAAGGCGCGCCACCGCAAGCCCGACCTGCTCGACCTCACGCCGGAGGATCTGGTCCGCGACGATGCAGGCGACGTCGCTCTGGAGGCCTACCCGACGACCTGGGAGTCCGCCGGTCTCGACCTCCCGCTCTCGTACGCGTTCGAGCCCGACAGCGACGTCGACGGCGTCACGGTCGACGTGCCTCTGGAACGGCTCGCGGACCTCGACGAGACTGCCTTCCTGTGGGGTGTCCCGGGCTACCGGCAGGAGCTGGTGACCGCGCTTCTGCGCGGCCTGCCCAAGCAGGTACGGCGCCAGTTCGTACCCGCACCCGACGTCGCGCGTCGTCTGATGGCCCTGCCCTTGAACACCGCCAAACCGGTCACCGAGGCCATGTCTGATGGTCTTCGGACACTGACCGGTGACGTCGTGAAGCCCGAGACCTTCGACCTCAGCACCGTGCCCAAGCATCTGCGCGTGACGTTCCGCGTGCTCGACGGCGACACCGAGGTGTCCCGCGGCAAGGACCTCGACCGTCTCCGCGCCGAGCTGCGCCCCCGCCTCCGGCAGACGATCGCGGCCGCGTCGAGCAGCATCGAGCGCGACGGGATCATGACCTGGGACCTCGGCACGATCCCGACGCAGGTCACGTCGATGAGCCGCGGCCACGAGGTCACGGCGTACCCGGCGCTCGTCGACCGTGTCACCCACGTCGATCTCCGCGTCTTCGCTTCTCCCCTGCACGCCGAGATCGCCTCGCGCGAGGGCGTACGCCGCCTGCTGGCGCTCAACGTCGCCTCACCCGCCGCACAGGTGTCGCGCGACCTCGGCACCCGCGCTCTGCTGGTCCTCGCCGGTGCGCCGTACGCGAGCACCTCGCTGCTCATGCTGGACAGCGTCCTCGCCGGCATCGACGCGGTGACCGGCCGCGCCGTCGTCCGCGACGAGGACACGTTCGTGCAGTTGCGCGAGAAGGTCCGCGCCGAGCTGTACGCGCAGACACTCGCCGTCGCCCGCGAGGTCGAGCGCGTGATCGCCGACGTCGGCAGCCTCCGCGGCGACCTCGACCGCTATCGCGGGAGCAAGCCGGAGATCGTGCGCGACATCGAGGTGCAGATGTCGTGGCTCGTCTACGACGGATTCGTCTCCGAGACGGGCCTCGACCAGCTGAAGCACCTCCCCCGGTACGTCCGCGCTGCCGCGCACCGTCTCCAGCACGGCGACGACCGGGCGGAGGCGGAGCAGCGCCACACCGTCCAGGACCTGGAAGCCAGGTTCTACGAGGCGGTCGAGGCCCTCCCCGACATCGAGCGTCGCTCGGACGCCGTCGACGCGGCGCGCTGGGCGCTCGAGGAGCTCCGCGTCGGCACCTTCGCGCAACGGCTGCGTACGGCCGTGCCCGTCTCACCCAAGCGCGTGACGAAGCTGATCGACGCGATCAGCTGACGCCCGCCCGTCTCGCGTCAGCCGATCTCGATCGAGCCGGTCGAGTAGGTGGAGGCGACCGGCTCGGCGGTTCCCAGGGGTCGGACGAGCGGCACGGACGTCGTGGCAGGCACGATCGAACCCGGCTCGCACGTCTCGTCCTGACCGATCACGAGCGTCACACGCACCTGGTCGTCCTCGCGCTGGGTCGCGAAGCCGGCGAGGGCTTCGCACTCGGCGTCGCTCGCCTCGTACGCGACGTCCACGGCGCGCGCGTCGGGCCGACCCGTGACCGCGGTGACCTTCGCCGTACGGAACGCCTCCCAGGACGTGTCGATCATCGTCAGGCCCGACAGCTCACCGAGGCTGCTCAAGGACGGCGCCGCCGGTGCGTCCGACCCGGACGCAGGCGCGTCTCCGTCGTCCGAGCAGGCGGTCAGTGCGAGCAGCACGACCGCCGCACCGCCCACGGCCTGGGCAGCACGGAGAGGAGAACGTCCCGAGAAGATGCTCATCACCTCCACCGTACCCGCGGGATCCGCAAGGCTCACGTGACACCGCTGCGCGGAACGCATACTGGAACCCATGGCCACCTGGATACGCGAGGCCGAGGCAGCCACCATGGCGGACCTGCGGGTCCATCCCGTCCCGCAGCGGGTCCGGGCGGCGCACAGCGGTGCGACGGTGGTCG
Above is a genomic segment from Mumia sp. Pv4-285 containing:
- the hrpA gene encoding ATP-dependent RNA helicase HrpA translates to MTVGELRTRLREVTLRDERRLRRSLDRAASQRDADRRSHQLADVEKQVAAAERRVASRTAAVPALEYPPELPVSDRRDDIAAALDEHQVIVVAGETGSGKTTQLPKIALGLGRGVRGTIAHTQPRRIAARSVAARVAEETKTTLGETVGYAVRFDDRSGPDTLVRVMTDGVLLAEIHDDPLLLRYDTVIVDEAHERSLTIDFLLGYLRRLLPRRPDLKVVITSATIDPQRFAAHFADAAGNPAPIIEVSGRTYPVEIRYRPLAEREDGDVLAAIGDAVDELGRESDGDVLVFLSGEREIRDTADMLRDRKMRRTEILPLYGRLSAAEQHKVFEAHTGRRIVLATNVAETSLTVPGIRYVVDPGTARISRYSQRLKVQRLPIEPISQASANQRAGRSGRTSDGICIRLYAEDDYEGRPEFTDPEILRTNLASVMLQMASLDLGPVEDFPFLDPPDQRAVRDGVGLLEELGALTAGAKGMRSSLTEVGRQVAAFPLDPRLARMLVAASTYGVLREMLVIVSALSIQDPRERPLEAQQQADAKHARFTDPTSDFLAYLNLWNYLREQRRELSGNAFRRTVREDYLHFLRIREWQDVHAMLRDQCKGMKLDLNSTPADPDRIHSAALTGLLSHIGLREGETRDYLGARGARFAIFPGSGLAKKPPQWVVAAELVETSRLWARTAAKVEPAWIEQEAAHLLKRSYSEPHWSRRRGAVMAHERVTLYGVPVVADRLVSYGKVDVEVARELFIRHALVQGEWSTHHPFWRRNAEVIAEIEGLEDKVRRRDIRVDDEVLFAFYDERVGPDVVSVRHFDSWWKKARHRKPDLLDLTPEDLVRDDAGDVALEAYPTTWESAGLDLPLSYAFEPDSDVDGVTVDVPLERLADLDETAFLWGVPGYRQELVTALLRGLPKQVRRQFVPAPDVARRLMALPLNTAKPVTEAMSDGLRTLTGDVVKPETFDLSTVPKHLRVTFRVLDGDTEVSRGKDLDRLRAELRPRLRQTIAAASSSIERDGIMTWDLGTIPTQVTSMSRGHEVTAYPALVDRVTHVDLRVFASPLHAEIASREGVRRLLALNVASPAAQVSRDLGTRALLVLAGAPYASTSLLMLDSVLAGIDAVTGRAVVRDEDTFVQLREKVRAELYAQTLAVAREVERVIADVGSLRGDLDRYRGSKPEIVRDIEVQMSWLVYDGFVSETGLDQLKHLPRYVRAAAHRLQHGDDRAEAEQRHTVQDLEARFYEAVEALPDIERRSDAVDAARWALEELRVGTFAQRLRTAVPVSPKRVTKLIDAIS